A part of Parvimonas micra genomic DNA contains:
- a CDS encoding XRE family transcriptional regulator, which produces MTTGERLKELRQKANLTLQDAGELIGTSKQNLFKYENDIITNIPIDRLVKLAEIYNSSPIEILGWEHYSNIPNSTKASIYNYLPYGVSAGLPEGPDYDVDFEKIEISDSVMGPYANDDDILIMHVNGESMNKIIPNGSYIAVKLNYPIYNLEDEDIVVFSENGEYSLKLFFRDGEDIIFRPSSTYHSFTDFKFSKDDEFSILGKVVMYCVNL; this is translated from the coding sequence ATGACTACAGGAGAAAGATTAAAAGAGCTTAGGCAAAAAGCTAATCTTACATTGCAAGATGCCGGTGAACTCATTGGTACAAGTAAGCAGAATTTATTTAAGTATGAAAATGATATAATAACAAATATTCCAATAGATAGATTAGTAAAGTTAGCTGAAATTTATAATTCAAGTCCAATTGAAATTTTGGGATGGGAACATTACTCTAATATTCCTAATTCTACAAAAGCATCAATATATAATTACTTGCCTTATGGAGTTTCAGCCGGACTTCCTGAAGGACCCGATTATGATGTTGATTTTGAAAAGATAGAAATTAGCGATTCTGTTATGGGACCTTACGCAAATGATGATGATATTTTAATAATGCATGTTAACGGAGAGAGTATGAATAAGATAATACCTAATGGAAGTTATATTGCAGTTAAATTGAATTATCCTATTTATAATTTGGAAGATGAAGATATTGTAGTTTTTTCTGAGAATGGAGAATATAGTTTAAAATTATTTTTTAGAGATGGGGAAGACATAATTTTTAGACCGTCTTCTACTTATCATTCATTTACAGATTTTAAATTTTCAAAAGATGATGAATTTAGTATATTAGGTAAAGTTGTTATGTATTGTGTTAATTTATAA
- the truB gene encoding tRNA pseudouridine(55) synthase TruB, whose translation MNFNGILNVYKPKGFTSRDVVNIVRKIYKTKKIGHAGTLDPNATGVLPIAIGNATKIVEYIQSMGKCYVGEMTLGIETDTLDIWGGSLNSKEVYLDKNQFFEVIKEYDNKKISQIPPMYSALKKNGKRLYEYARLGIEVEREKREAEIYSLIILNFYDNKIRFEVNCSKGTYIRSLFNDIASDTDNFAYMSSLCRSKYGIFKIENAFSLERLKNFNENQLYNSLMKIEDVFEYERIDFDKKYFKHISNGLRKTFDIEKEGIFKIYCDNIFIGIGELVSEESGKLLKMINIFYKSDSDD comes from the coding sequence ATGAATTTTAATGGTATATTAAATGTCTATAAGCCAAAAGGATTTACAAGTAGAGATGTAGTAAATATTGTTAGAAAAATATATAAAACTAAAAAGATTGGACATGCAGGAACTCTTGATCCCAATGCAACTGGAGTTTTACCCATTGCAATTGGAAATGCTACAAAGATTGTCGAATATATTCAAAGTATGGGGAAATGTTATGTTGGAGAAATGACTTTAGGAATAGAAACTGATACTTTAGATATTTGGGGAGGAAGTCTTAATTCTAAAGAAGTTTATTTAGATAAAAATCAATTTTTTGAAGTTATAAAGGAATACGATAATAAGAAAATTTCTCAAATACCGCCAATGTATTCTGCTTTAAAGAAAAATGGAAAAAGATTATATGAATACGCAAGATTAGGAATTGAAGTAGAAAGAGAAAAAAGAGAGGCTGAAATTTATTCTCTTATAATTCTCAATTTTTATGATAATAAAATACGTTTTGAAGTAAATTGCTCAAAAGGAACATATATCCGCTCGTTATTTAACGATATTGCATCAGATACAGATAATTTTGCTTATATGAGTTCTCTTTGTAGAAGTAAATATGGGATTTTTAAGATTGAAAATGCATTTTCTTTAGAAAGGCTTAAAAATTTTAATGAAAATCAGTTATATAATTCTTTAATGAAGATAGAAGACGTGTTTGAATATGAAAGAATAGACTTTGACAAAAAATATTTTAAACATATTTCAAATGGGCTTAGAAAAACTTTCGATATTGAAAAAGAAGGAATATTTAAAATATACTGCGATAATATTTTTATTGGAATTGGAGAACTTGTTTCTGAAGAGAGTGGAAAGCTTTTGAAGATGATAAATATATTCTATAAATCTGATAGCGATGATTAA
- the rbfA gene encoding 30S ribosome-binding factor RbfA, producing the protein MNAKRLGRIESEINRVLSDAIYNGIKDNRIDPSITNITKVSVTNDLGICYVSIGVFGDTKTKEKTMKGLESATGYMKKRISETLDLRHTPKLIFKLDESFEKAALMNELIIKVSKEDREKRELYGNANEEEQ; encoded by the coding sequence ATGAATGCAAAAAGACTTGGAAGAATAGAATCTGAAATTAATAGAGTTTTATCAGATGCTATTTATAATGGAATTAAAGATAACAGAATAGATCCATCAATAACAAATATAACAAAAGTTAGCGTAACAAATGATTTGGGCATTTGTTACGTTAGCATTGGTGTTTTTGGAGATACAAAAACCAAAGAAAAAACTATGAAAGGTCTTGAAAGTGCAACTGGATATATGAAAAAAAGAATTTCTGAGACTTTAGACTTGAGGCATACTCCAAAATTAATTTTTAAATTAGATGAATCATTTGAAAAAGCTGCTTTAATGAACGAATTAATAATAAAAGTTTCTAAAGAGGACAGAGAAAAGAGAGAATTATATGGTAATGCTAATGAAGAAGAACAATAG
- a CDS encoding DHH family phosphoesterase: MKKNNSTEEILNLIKSSDNIGVISHKNPDGDNIGSTISVILGVRENLNKNIFGIKVDNFPQNLLFLDTIDNIRETEEQDLDLLIYVDCGEVDRPGDIGELFRKRAKKTINIDHHKTNDYFGDLNYVFPNMSSTCEIVYNLFKDFNFKISKDIANALLVGINTDTYRFLYESSTSSTLRVCANLYDLGADKDYIYKKLYQNNIFEVEMLKNKLINRAKLYFDNKVAVIGMFESDFEGTDLTMDMVDDVVNYYRDINGFEVSILFKEMEKNVFKGSVRSKEFVDVSKVCGYFNGGGHTRAAGCIIDGDFESVVNLFLERLKSEYTNEF, from the coding sequence ATGAAGAAGAACAATAGTACTGAAGAAATTTTAAACTTAATAAAATCATCTGATAATATTGGAGTTATTTCTCACAAAAATCCTGATGGAGATAATATTGGCTCTACAATATCCGTAATACTAGGGGTTAGAGAAAATCTGAATAAAAATATATTTGGGATAAAAGTAGATAACTTTCCACAAAACTTGTTATTTCTTGATACTATTGATAATATTAGAGAAACTGAAGAACAAGATTTAGACTTATTGATTTATGTTGACTGTGGAGAGGTAGATAGACCTGGAGATATTGGAGAACTTTTTAGAAAAAGAGCCAAAAAAACTATAAATATAGATCATCATAAGACTAATGATTATTTTGGAGATTTAAATTATGTATTTCCTAATATGAGCTCAACTTGTGAAATAGTTTATAATTTGTTTAAAGATTTTAATTTTAAAATTTCAAAAGATATAGCGAATGCTTTATTAGTAGGAATAAATACTGATACATATAGATTTCTATATGAATCATCTACGTCTTCTACTTTAAGAGTATGTGCTAATCTTTATGATTTAGGTGCAGATAAAGACTATATTTATAAAAAACTTTATCAAAATAATATTTTTGAAGTTGAAATGCTAAAAAATAAATTAATAAATAGAGCAAAATTATATTTTGACAATAAAGTTGCAGTAATAGGAATGTTTGAATCTGATTTTGAAGGTACCGATTTAACAATGGATATGGTTGATGATGTCGTAAATTATTACAGAGATATTAATGGATTTGAAGTTTCTATTCTATTTAAAGAAATGGAAAAAAATGTATTTAAAGGTAGTGTAAGAAGTAAAGAATTTGTTGATGTTTCTAAAGTATGTGGTTATTTTAACGGTGGAGGACACACAAGAGCTGCTGGTTGTATTATAGATGGTGATTTTGAATCTGTTGTTAATTTATTTTTAGAAAGATTAAAAAGTGAGTATACAAATGAATTTTAA
- the mgtE gene encoding magnesium transporter: MEYNFLEYSKEQLSSLLPELIKEKKVLLIREIFDEYNIVDLSEIFSELELDEAIFIFKILPKDISAELFTYLDPLHQERLISALSSMEVKGILDNMFSDDIIDFLEEMPANVIKYILDNVPSEHRKEINTLLSYEENTAGSVMSTDFVELYEKDTVEEAIIKIKEQAEIAETVNVCFVIDQKRVLVGIVNLRDIIVAKNNKLISEIMDKNIHYVYTNTDQEEVARLLSKYDLTTICVLNDQNCLIGIVTADDVLDILTEEATEDIHKMSGIVPTDGSYLKTGIKEMVKSRISWLLILMISATFTGYILQYFEDKLSALAILSASIPIIMSTAGNAGAQSSTMVIRGIAVDDLNIKDIFIVLKKELAVGLLCGAILFVTNFIRLYIFGSKSTTFSISFVVSLTITISLISANLAGGILPLIAKKLKMDPASAAAPLITTIVDATSLIIYFMLAIAILKI; the protein is encoded by the coding sequence ATGGAATATAATTTTTTAGAATATAGTAAAGAACAATTGTCTTCCCTACTTCCTGAATTAATAAAAGAAAAAAAAGTATTACTAATAAGAGAAATTTTTGACGAATACAATATAGTAGATTTAAGTGAAATATTTAGCGAATTGGAACTAGATGAAGCAATTTTTATTTTTAAAATTTTACCAAAAGACATTTCTGCTGAATTATTTACTTATTTAGATCCATTACACCAAGAAAGATTGATTTCAGCACTATCATCTATGGAAGTAAAAGGCATTTTAGATAATATGTTTAGTGACGATATAATTGATTTTCTTGAAGAAATGCCCGCAAATGTTATTAAATACATTCTAGATAATGTACCTTCAGAACATCGAAAAGAAATAAACACTCTTTTAAGTTATGAAGAAAATACCGCCGGCTCTGTAATGAGTACAGATTTTGTTGAACTATATGAAAAAGACACTGTTGAAGAGGCTATAATAAAAATAAAAGAACAAGCTGAAATTGCAGAGACTGTCAATGTTTGTTTCGTAATCGATCAAAAAAGAGTTCTAGTTGGGATAGTGAACTTAAGAGATATTATTGTTGCAAAAAACAATAAATTAATTTCAGAAATAATGGATAAAAACATCCATTATGTATACACAAATACAGATCAAGAAGAAGTTGCACGCCTATTAAGCAAATATGACTTAACAACTATTTGTGTGTTAAATGACCAAAATTGTTTAATCGGAATTGTTACTGCCGATGATGTTTTGGATATACTAACTGAAGAAGCAACAGAAGATATTCACAAAATGAGTGGTATTGTTCCTACAGATGGATCTTACTTGAAAACAGGAATTAAGGAAATGGTAAAATCAAGAATATCTTGGCTTTTAATTTTGATGATTTCTGCTACTTTTACAGGATATATTTTACAATATTTTGAAGATAAATTAAGTGCATTAGCTATTTTGTCAGCTTCAATTCCTATTATAATGTCAACAGCCGGTAATGCAGGAGCACAAAGTTCAACTATGGTAATAAGAGGAATAGCTGTTGATGATTTAAACATAAAAGATATTTTTATTGTTTTAAAAAAAGAGTTGGCTGTTGGGCTACTTTGCGGTGCAATATTGTTTGTTACGAATTTTATAAGATTATATATTTTTGGATCAAAAAGCACAACATTTTCTATAAGTTTTGTTGTTAGCCTTACAATAACAATTTCTTTGATTTCTGCAAATCTAGCGGGTGGAATACTTCCTTTGATTGCAAAGAAACTCAAAATGGATCCAGCAAGTGCCGCTGCACCTCTTATAACAACTATTGTAGACGCAACTAGTTTAATAATATATTTTATGCTAGCTATAGCTATTTTAAAAATTTAG
- the mgtE gene encoding magnesium transporter, producing MNLKENSLEKNKSIANDLKISLEEKNIFHLRDIIYDTNEVTLANIFEEYFEIKDILFMFKVIKKEKTAEIFAYLPQNMKQQVINGLQDHEIKVMLDYMFTDDISEFLEELPANIVKRVLNSASNQRRSEINMILNFKENSAGSVMSTDYVELDPEITADEALKMIKDKERLAETISYCYITNEQHILLGFVSMKSILLASSNTMISDIMETDVISVECDEDQEEVAKIFTKYDLLVLPVVNDQHRLMGIITIDDVYDIIQEEVTEDLQKMVGITPIEGSYINMSIVEMVKSRITWLLILMISATVSGFILAKNTDLTLKFPSLVIFIPMLMDTAGNAGSQSSAMVVRGIAVDNLNISDFKYVIRTEFLNSLILGAILFTVNILRILIFMPQISISIAILISATIYIIITIANLIGGILPLLASTLKQDPASMSGPILTTVCDAISLTVYFALASLFLGGGIYGI from the coding sequence ATGAACTTAAAAGAAAATTCTTTAGAAAAAAATAAAAGTATTGCTAATGATTTAAAAATTTCTTTAGAAGAAAAAAATATTTTTCATTTAAGAGATATAATTTATGATACAAATGAAGTAACACTTGCAAATATTTTTGAAGAATATTTTGAAATTAAAGACATTTTGTTTATGTTTAAAGTTATTAAAAAAGAAAAAACTGCCGAAATTTTTGCTTATCTTCCCCAAAATATGAAACAACAAGTAATAAACGGTTTGCAAGATCATGAAATAAAAGTTATGTTGGATTATATGTTTACTGATGATATTAGTGAATTTTTAGAAGAGCTCCCTGCAAATATTGTAAAAAGAGTTTTAAATTCTGCTTCTAATCAAAGACGTAGTGAAATCAATATGATTTTAAACTTTAAAGAAAATAGTGCCGGCTCTGTAATGAGTACTGATTATGTTGAATTAGATCCTGAAATTACAGCTGATGAAGCACTAAAAATGATTAAAGATAAAGAAAGACTTGCTGAAACAATTTCTTATTGTTATATAACAAATGAACAACATATTCTTTTAGGCTTTGTTTCAATGAAAAGTATATTATTAGCGTCTTCGAACACAATGATTTCTGATATCATGGAAACAGATGTTATATCTGTTGAATGTGATGAAGATCAGGAAGAAGTTGCAAAAATATTTACTAAATATGATTTATTAGTATTACCTGTAGTAAATGACCAACATCGTCTTATGGGAATCATAACTATTGACGATGTATATGATATCATTCAAGAAGAAGTTACAGAAGATTTACAAAAAATGGTAGGTATTACACCTATAGAAGGCTCATATATAAATATGTCAATAGTAGAAATGGTCAAAAGTAGGATAACCTGGCTTTTAATTCTTATGATTTCTGCAACAGTTTCAGGATTTATTCTTGCAAAAAATACTGATTTAACTTTAAAATTTCCATCTTTGGTAATTTTCATTCCAATGTTAATGGATACTGCCGGAAATGCTGGAAGTCAATCTAGTGCAATGGTTGTAAGAGGTATTGCCGTTGATAATCTAAATATTAGTGATTTTAAATATGTAATAAGAACCGAATTTCTAAATTCTTTGATTTTGGGGGCAATATTATTTACTGTAAATATATTAAGAATTTTAATATTTATGCCACAAATTTCCATATCTATTGCAATTTTAATTTCTGCTACAATATATATAATCATAACTATTGCAAATTTAATTGGCGGAATTTTACCATTATTGGCAAGTACCTTAAAACAAGATCCTGCTTCAATGAGTGGTCCAATCCTAACAACAGTTTGTGATGCTATTTCGCTTACGGTATACTTTGCTCTCGCATCTTTATTTTTAGGAGGTGGAATTTATGGAATATAA
- the infB gene encoding translation initiation factor IF-2 — protein sequence MSKVRVHELAKGLNLQSKELINIINGLGVEVKSHMSILEGKDLEIVIGHFRKIEAEKNKKNEKKVVKTENKSDEKKNNVSKERKDNFNKDNKNSKEGYKKDNKSFNKDNKGHKEGYNKDNKQNFSKDNKIFNKDKKGNYSKDNRNFGKDKKEGFNKDKKQNFNKDNKPFNKDKKEGFNKDNRNFGKDKKDFGRKFDDRKREFLDDVVEVVDPAIEKRDARKTHLQGQEKNKKNKSLNEHKMREDRNPNLILKPAKKKNKANHKTKSNSDLEFENKIENVGEIKIPESITVKDFSESLGINSSQVISKLISLGIMAGLNQEIDFDCASLIAEEFGKTVILETPEITEENEILSLDYEDKKEDLVTRPPVVTVMGHVDHGKTSLLDYIRKSKVTSQEAGGITQHIGAYTVNINNSKIVFLDTPGHEAFTAMRSRGAKVTDISILVVAADDGVMPQTIEAINHSKDAGVPIIVAINKIDKEGANPERVKTELADNGLLPEDWGGDVITIPVSAKTGEGIDELLEMVLMVAEVEELKANPNRMAIGTVIEAQLDKGRGPVATILVQKGTLNSGDIVISGTSTGRIRAMFDDKGKKIKKATPSTPAVILGLSEVPEAGSFIYAVKDEKTARGYAQRILNVQKENMIASGNKVSLDDLFDKIQDGNLKEIKIIIKTDVRGTVDAVKNSLEKLSNEEVKVNIIHGAVGGINESDVMLAAASNAIIIGFNVRPSQGAIDLSRHENVDIRTYRVIYDAIEDIKLAVKGMLAPTFVEEVIGRAEVRATFKVPGIGTVAGVYVLNGKVTRNAKVRLLRDGIILHEGEISSLKRFKDDAKELLTGYEGGLGIANYNDLKETDIIEAYIDKEVER from the coding sequence ATGAGTAAAGTTAGAGTACATGAACTTGCAAAGGGGTTAAATCTTCAAAGCAAGGAATTAATTAATATAATAAACGGACTGGGAGTAGAAGTAAAGAGTCATATGTCTATTCTTGAAGGAAAAGATTTGGAAATTGTAATTGGACATTTTAGAAAAATTGAGGCAGAAAAAAATAAGAAGAACGAAAAAAAAGTAGTTAAAACTGAAAATAAGTCTGACGAAAAGAAAAATAATGTAAGTAAAGAAAGAAAGGATAACTTTAATAAAGATAATAAAAATTCAAAAGAAGGTTATAAAAAAGATAATAAATCATTCAATAAGGATAATAAAGGACATAAAGAAGGATATAATAAAGATAATAAACAAAATTTCAGTAAGGATAATAAGATATTTAATAAAGATAAAAAAGGTAATTATAGTAAAGATAACAGAAATTTTGGTAAAGATAAAAAAGAAGGTTTTAACAAAGACAAAAAACAAAATTTCAATAAAGATAATAAACCTTTTAATAAAGATAAAAAAGAAGGTTTCAATAAAGATAATAGAAACTTTGGAAAAGATAAAAAAGATTTTGGCAGAAAGTTTGATGATAGAAAAAGAGAATTTTTAGATGATGTTGTAGAAGTAGTTGATCCGGCAATTGAAAAAAGAGATGCTAGAAAAACACATCTACAAGGTCAAGAAAAAAACAAGAAAAATAAATCTTTAAATGAACATAAAATGAGAGAGGATAGAAATCCGAATCTTATATTAAAACCTGCTAAAAAGAAAAATAAAGCTAATCATAAAACTAAAAGTAATAGCGATTTAGAATTTGAAAACAAGATAGAAAATGTTGGAGAAATTAAAATTCCTGAAAGTATAACTGTAAAAGATTTTTCTGAAAGTTTAGGTATAAATAGTTCTCAAGTAATTTCAAAATTAATTTCGCTTGGTATAATGGCAGGACTAAATCAAGAAATTGACTTTGACTGTGCAAGTTTAATTGCTGAGGAATTTGGAAAAACTGTAATTTTAGAAACACCTGAAATTACAGAAGAAAATGAAATTTTATCATTGGACTATGAAGACAAAAAAGAAGATTTGGTAACAAGACCTCCTGTTGTAACTGTAATGGGACATGTTGATCATGGTAAAACTTCATTATTAGACTATATTAGAAAGTCTAAGGTTACAAGTCAAGAAGCAGGTGGAATTACACAACATATAGGAGCGTACACCGTAAATATAAATAATAGTAAAATTGTGTTCTTAGATACTCCTGGACATGAAGCGTTTACTGCTATGCGTTCAAGAGGAGCAAAAGTTACAGATATTTCTATTCTCGTAGTTGCAGCTGATGATGGTGTTATGCCACAAACTATTGAAGCTATTAATCATTCAAAAGATGCTGGGGTTCCAATTATCGTGGCTATTAACAAAATAGACAAAGAAGGTGCAAATCCTGAAAGAGTAAAGACTGAGCTTGCCGATAACGGATTATTGCCCGAAGATTGGGGTGGAGATGTAATTACAATACCTGTTTCTGCAAAAACGGGGGAAGGAATTGATGAATTGTTAGAAATGGTTCTTATGGTTGCTGAAGTAGAAGAGCTAAAAGCAAATCCTAATAGAATGGCTATTGGAACGGTGATTGAAGCACAACTTGATAAAGGTAGAGGTCCTGTTGCAACTATTTTAGTACAAAAAGGCACTCTAAATTCAGGAGATATAGTTATTTCAGGAACATCTACAGGTAGAATAAGAGCTATGTTTGATGATAAAGGAAAGAAAATAAAAAAGGCAACTCCTTCAACGCCGGCAGTAATTTTAGGACTTTCAGAAGTTCCTGAAGCGGGAAGTTTCATTTATGCAGTTAAAGATGAAAAAACTGCAAGAGGATATGCACAAAGAATTTTAAATGTACAAAAGGAAAATATGATTGCTTCCGGAAATAAGGTTTCTTTAGATGATTTATTTGATAAAATTCAAGATGGTAATTTAAAAGAAATTAAAATTATTATTAAGACAGATGTTAGAGGAACAGTTGATGCAGTTAAAAATTCTTTAGAAAAATTAAGTAATGAAGAAGTTAAAGTTAATATAATTCATGGTGCAGTGGGAGGAATTAATGAATCTGATGTAATGTTAGCAGCTGCAAGTAATGCAATAATAATTGGATTTAATGTTAGACCTTCACAAGGTGCAATTGACTTATCAAGACATGAAAATGTTGATATCAGAACATATAGAGTAATTTATGATGCAATTGAAGATATTAAATTAGCTGTAAAAGGAATGTTAGCACCTACTTTTGTTGAAGAAGTAATTGGTAGAGCTGAAGTTAGAGCAACATTTAAAGTTCCGGGAATAGGTACTGTAGCTGGAGTTTATGTATTGAACGGAAAAGTTACTAGAAATGCAAAAGTAAGACTTCTTAGAGATGGAATTATCTTGCATGAAGGTGAAATTAGTTCATTGAAGAGATTTAAAGATGATGCTAAAGAGCTTTTAACTGGATATGAAGGTGGATTGGGAATAGCAAATTATAATGATTTAAAAGAAACAGATATAATTGAAGCCTATATTGATAAGGAAGTTGAAAGATAG
- the rnpM gene encoding RNase P modulator RnpM: MKTKKIPMRKCVACGEQKEKKELLRIVNNKDEGVLLDISGKKNGRGAYICISNKCVDKAKKNKRLNIALESEISSEFYEELKKYVDSI; encoded by the coding sequence ATGAAAACGAAAAAAATTCCTATGAGAAAATGTGTTGCTTGCGGAGAGCAGAAAGAAAAAAAAGAGTTATTGAGAATTGTAAATAATAAAGATGAAGGAGTTTTATTGGACATAAGCGGAAAGAAGAATGGTAGGGGCGCTTATATCTGTATTTCAAATAAATGTGTTGATAAAGCTAAGAAAAATAAAAGATTAAATATTGCATTAGAATCAGAAATTAGTAGTGAATTTTATGAAGAATTGAAAAAATATGTAGATTCTATTTAA
- the rsmD gene encoding 16S rRNA (guanine(966)-N(2))-methyltransferase RsmD — translation MDYSVRPTTDKIKESIFNILFEIGESSVVLDLFCGSGAIGIEFLSRGAEKVYFCDFSDDSIKITKRNLENAGLLTKSIIMKKNYMDCLNYFYSNDLKFDYIFLDPPYKYEYIEKTLDYIWNNNILKEDGIIILETNKDIFVENFQVIKEKKYSKTKVVFLERKK, via the coding sequence ATGGATTATAGTGTAAGACCAACTACTGACAAGATTAAGGAATCTATTTTTAATATTTTGTTTGAAATAGGTGAAAGTTCTGTTGTTTTGGATTTATTTTGTGGTAGTGGAGCGATTGGTATCGAATTTTTAAGTAGGGGAGCTGAAAAAGTTTATTTTTGTGATTTTTCTGATGATAGTATAAAAATCACAAAAAGAAATCTTGAGAATGCTGGATTATTAACAAAATCGATAATTATGAAAAAAAACTATATGGATTGTTTAAATTATTTTTACAGTAATGATTTAAAATTTGATTATATATTTTTAGATCCACCTTATAAATATGAGTATATAGAAAAAACTCTAGATTATATTTGGAATAACAATATTTTAAAAGAAGATGGAATAATTATTTTGGAAACAAATAAGGATATTTTTGTAGAAAATTTTCAAGTAATAAAAGAAAAAAAATACTCTAAAACCAAAGTGGTATTTTTAGAAAGGAAAAAATAA
- a CDS encoding Maf family protein → MNNFNIILASNSQRRKELLKFIFNEFKVIPANIDERTLERKFLSKTTKDDKSKYSELCDILSLEKYKKVAKDYKSSLIVSADTIVYDDKYLFGKPNNYEEAKHMLEYLSGKEHIVQTSITIYFKDTFSTFSEKSYVTFYDLDIVQKNTIESYIKNENPYDKAGGYGIQDGASLLIKRINGDYFNIVGLPISKLNRKLLEIL, encoded by the coding sequence ATGAATAATTTTAATATTATTTTAGCTAGTAATTCACAAAGGAGAAAAGAGCTTTTAAAATTCATATTTAATGAATTCAAAGTAATTCCCGCTAATATTGATGAAAGAACCTTAGAACGAAAATTTTTAAGTAAAACAACTAAAGATGATAAATCAAAATATAGCGAATTGTGTGATATACTATCTTTAGAAAAATATAAAAAAGTAGCTAAAGATTACAAAAGTTCTTTAATTGTTTCAGCAGATACAATTGTCTATGATGATAAATATTTATTTGGAAAACCAAACAATTATGAAGAAGCAAAACATATGTTAGAATATTTATCAGGAAAAGAACATATTGTTCAAACTTCAATTACAATATATTTTAAAGATACTTTCTCAACATTTTCCGAAAAAAGTTATGTAACATTTTATGATTTAGATATCGTTCAAAAAAACACAATTGAATCATATATTAAAAACGAAAATCCTTATGATAAAGCTGGCGGCTATGGAATACAAGACGGTGCTAGTCTTTTAATAAAACGTATAAATGGTGATTATTTTAATATTGTTGGACTTCCTATTTCAAAATTAAATAGAAAATTATTAGAAATTTTATAA